A part of Paroedura picta isolate Pp20150507F chromosome 7, Ppicta_v3.0, whole genome shotgun sequence genomic DNA contains:
- the LOC143841430 gene encoding transient receptor potential cation channel subfamily V member 6-like — translation MGMLLPGERGWLRGLCALLLRRLQGEKTWERKLDESNLLQQRRIWESPLLLAAKENDVQGLQKLLSSQCCDIHERGAVGETALHVAALYNSVEAAQLLINNAPDLVNETMTSELYAGQTALHIAVVNRNLSLVKALLEKGADVNNPRATGYVFRRRSDNLIYFGEHILAFAACAGSESIVQLLIENGADTRVQDSLGNTILHILVLQPNKASACQMYNLFLCYTKEDEELGALDSVPNNEGLTPFKLAGVEGNTVMFQHLMQRRKHVQWTYGPLSSTLYDLTEIDSWGDDQSLLELIVTTKNREARRILDLTPMSELVNLKWNKYGRPYFCILAGFYILYMICFTMCSVYRPLKHRSYNKTSERDNVILVQKLLQESYATPEDDLRLVGELITVIGAIVILILEIPDIVRVGATKYFGQTILGGPFHVIIITYACMILVTMVMRLTSTAGEVIPLSFALVLGWCNVMYFARGFQMLGPFTIMIQKMIFGDLMRFCWLMAVVILGFASAFYVIFQTEDPDMLGHFYNYPMALFSTFELFLTIIDGPANYEVDLPFMYGITYSAFAVIATLLMLNLLIAMMGDTHWRVAHERDELWRAQIVATTVMLERKLPRCLWPRSGICGKEYGLGDRWYLRVERLCELRQPKAKAYDLHRRDGFEMYLKSKKARPTENGELFGSKKQGPFGTPSDTPSSSRRSSSCGWDILRRSTLRQGQGYTNYGMEEVYHV, via the exons GATTTGGGAGTCTCCTCTCCTCCTAGCCGCGAAGGAGAATGATGTCCAAGGCCTTCAGAAACTGCttagcagccagtgctgtgatATTCATGAGAGAG GAGCAGTTGGAGAGACGGCCCTTCATGTCGCTGCCTTGTACAATAGTGTTGAAGCTGCCCAGCTCCTGATAAACAATGCGCCAGACCTAGTGAATGAAACTATGACGTCAGAGCTGTATGCAG GGCAAACCGCTCTCCACATTGCCGTGGTGAACAGAAACCTGAGCCTGGTGAAAGCTCTGCTCGAGAAAGGGGCAGATGTTAACAACCCGCGGGCCACCGGCTACGTCTTCAGGCGCAGGAGTGACAATCTCATCTATTTTG gAGAGCACATTCTGGCTTTTGCTGCCTGCGCAGGGAGTGAATCGATTGTGCAGCTGCTGATAGAAAATGGTGCAGACACAAGAGTTCAAGACTCCTTAG GTAACACCATCCTCCACATCTTGGTCCTCCAGCCCAACAAAGCGTCTGCGTGTCAAATGTACAATCTGTTTCTCTGCTACACGAAGGAAGACGAGGAGCTGGGGGCCCTGGACTCAGTGCCCAACAATGAGGGGCTGACTCCATTTAAGCTGGCGGGGGTGGAAGGCAACACCGTG ATGTTCCAGCACCTAATGCAACGAAGAAAGCACGTCCAGTGGACCTATGGGCCTTTGTCGTCCACCTTGTATGACCTCACAGAAATCGACTCATGGGGTGACGACCAGTCTCTCCTGGAGCTTATTGTCACCACTAAAAACAGAGAG GCTCGGCGAATCCTGGACTTGACCCCCATGAGCGAGTTGGTAAACCTGAAGTGGAATAAGTATGGAAGGCCGTATTTCTGCATCTTAGCCGGGTTCTACATCTTGTATATGATCTGCTTCACAATGTGTTCTGTCTACCGGCCTCTGAAACACCGGAGCTATAACAAGACAAGCGAGAGAGACAACGTGATATTAGTTCAGAAACTGCTGCAG GAATCCTATGCCACTCCAGAGGACGACCTCAGACTGGTGGGTGAACTTATCACTGTGATTGGGGCCATAGTCATCTTGATACTGGAG ATTCCAGATATTGTCAGAGTCGGAGCCACAAAGTACTTTGGGCAAACGATTCTCGGAGGTCCTTTCCACGTCATCAT CATCACATACGCCTGTATGATCCTGGTCACCATGGTGATGCGTCTCACTAGCACGGCGGGAGAGGTGATCCCCCTGTCCTTTGCTCTGGTGCTGGGCTGGTGCAATGTCATGTATTTCGCACGAGGGTTTCAGATGCTGGGGCCCTTCACCATCATGATCCAAAAG ATGATCTTTGGGGACCTCATGCGCttctgctggctcatggcggtggTGATCCTTGGCTTTGCCTCTG CCTTTTACGTCATCTTTCAAACGGAAGATCCAGATATGTTGGGCCACTTCTACAACTACCCCATGGCCCTCTTCAGTACTTTTGAGCTCTTCCTCACCATCATCGATGGGCCGGCCAACTACGAAGTGGACCTGCCTTTCATGTACGGGATCACCTACTCCGCCTTCGCAGTCATCGCCACCCTCCTGATGCTCAACCTGCTGATCGCCATGATGGGGGACACACATTGGCGGGTGGCCCATGAACGGGATGAGCTTTGGAGAGCTCAG ATCGTTGCCACGACAGTCATGCTAGAACGGAAACTCCCACGGTGCCTTTGGCCTCGGTCAGGGATCTGTGGGAAAGAATACGGACTCGGAGACCGATGGTATCTCAG GGTTGAACGTCTCTGTGAACTCCGGCAGCCGAAGGCGAAAGCCTACGATCTCCACCGAAGGGACGGCTTTGAGATGTACTTGAAGAGCAAGAAGGCTCGACCCACCGAAAATGGTGAACTGTTTGGCTCCAagaagcaggggccctttggtacTCCTTCTGACACCCCAAGTTCATCCCGGAGGAGCTCCAGTTGCGGCTGGGACATTTTGCGCCGCAGCACACTGAGACAAGGGCAAGGGTATACCAATTATGGGATGGAAGAAGTCTACCATGTCTGA